Proteins from a genomic interval of Trifolium pratense cultivar HEN17-A07 linkage group LG6, ARS_RC_1.1, whole genome shotgun sequence:
- the LOC123892279 gene encoding uncharacterized mitochondrial protein AtMg00810-like — protein sequence MYCLDMITDAGLLASKPISTPSDPSIKIHQGLSHPYHDISAYRRLVGKLLYLNATRPDITFITQQLSQYLSNPTINHYNAAIRVLKYLKFCLGRGLFFPGDSSLHLISVSDADWADCKDTRRSISGQCFFLGKSLISWHTKKRLTISRSSSE from the coding sequence ATGTACTGTCTTGACATGATTACTGATGCTGGTCTCCTTGCTTCTAAACCTATCTCTACTCCTTCTGATCCTTCCATCAAAATACACCAAGGTCTCAGTCATCCTTATCATGATATCTCTGCTTATAGAAGGCTGGTGGGAAAACTATTATACTTGAATGCCACAAGACCAGACATTACATTTATAACTCAACAACTCAGTCAATACTTATCAAATCCCACCATAAATCATTATAATGCAGCCATTAGAGttttaaaatacttaaaattcTGCCTAGGTCGTGGATTATTTTTTCCTGGAGACTCTTCATTACATCTCATAAGCGTTTCAGATGCGGATTGGGCTGATTGTAAGGATACAAGAAGATCTATATCTGGTCAATGTTTCTTCCTTGGAAAGTCTCTAATATCATGGCACACTAAGAAGCGGTTAACAATATCTAGATCTTCTTCTGAATAA